GGCAATAGCAACAGAAAGACCGGATTTCATCGCAGCGTCGCCCTTTCATGCAGATAAATCCGTGCCCTTCGAGCAGTAATAGCGACCCAAACGCACCACGCCGCGCTCAATCGAGCGAATCGGCAGGCGCGAGCGAACCAAGAAAGAGAACGGTCGGTGAATTACCGACCGGACCGAATAGGCCATTCGTGGGTTATCGGTGAACAGCGACACACCTACCGATCAAGCGATTCGACCGCCAACGCGGCGATGGGTGGTCGCCGAGCGGATTCCCCGCTCGGCGACCACCCACATCACCTGAGAATCGTGCGAACTATTGGTGCCGGTCACCAGTCCGGCCGGTGCACCACCTCGACGTTGTTGATCGCGGCGGGCTGGTAGCTACGCCGGTTGAGGAACTCGATGTCCAAGGACTCGCCCTCATCGATCGTCACGGTGTACACCCGCTGATCGGCCGCTCGCCCACCCACCGTCTGGGCGATGTCGTAACCGAGCAGCGCCACCTGGTCGTTGAGCGTGACGTCGAACTTCCGCCAGTCGACCTTCGGGGACCTCTTGAGCTCGGCGAAGCCGAGGGTCACCTCATAGGTTCCCGCAGGCAGATCATCGAACCGATACGCCTCCAGATCGCTGCGCTGACTTCGGTAGAGAGCGTCCTCCCTGGTGTTGACGATCTCCACGTTGTCGCCGACCGCATCGGTGACGGAATCCTCGCCGATCCAACCCCACGAACCCTCGGTGTACGCCTGGTCCGGCGCGAACGCGATCTCGTCGGCCGCCACGTGCTCCTCCACGCCACCTGCGGAGACACCCTGCCAATAGCCGGAGACCACCACCTCGACCGGAACCTGCACGACGGGCTGCCTGCCCGCGTTGGTGTCGAACAGCAGTGTCGCCTGATACACGCCGGATTCCAGGCCCGAGGTGTCGATCTCGACCTCGACGTCGATCGAGTCTCCCGGCTCCAGCGAGCCGGTGGTGACCTTCTGCTTCAGCCACGGGACATCCGTCGACACGGGCACCCCGCTGTCGATGAGGTACGCCGTGTTGGACACCTGGGAGGTCACCCACAATGCGCCGTCGGCGTCCAACTCCGCGCCTGCTCCCGCGAACTGGACGGTCTCCGGGAAGGCCACCGTGGAGATGACCGCGCAGGTCGCGGGGTCGATCTGATAGATCGTGTCGGTCGGGCTGTTGGTGGTGACCCACAGTGTCCCGGCCACCGGGTGATAGGCGAGACCGGCCACGCCCGTCTCCGGCGCGGTGCAGCTCGCCAGGAGCGAGCCCGGCTCGGAGTGCGAGGAACCCGCGACGTGGTAGATGACGCCCTCGTTCCAGCCGCCGATGTAGAAGGAGTCGTCGTCGGCCCGGTAGGCGAGTCCGCGTTGCGAGGTGTCGCTCCACGGCGAACCCGTGATGCTATAGCCCACCGAGCCGTCGGCCTCGTCCCAACAATGGATTCCGTTGTCGCCCCCCACATTGACCTGGCAGAGCAATCCGTTGCGCGAGTCATAGGCGAGATCGGCGTTCCAGGTACCCGCCCAGTCCGCATCGAAGGTCCGGCCGGTCGCCGAGCCATCGGTGGCGAACTCGGTGTTGGTGATCGACACCGGGTCCGAGATCCACACGCTCTCGTTCACTCCGACGCCCCAGGCGGTGTCGACCTCGTCGACGTCCCAGGAGGCCAACACCTCGCCCTCGGCCAACGGTGCGGCGCCTGCGAGGTCCGCGATCTCCTCCTCGGTGTAGTTCGCTCTGGTGTCCACTGCGGAGCGGTCGGCCTCCGAACGCACCTCGGCCAGCAGTTCGGCCTGCGCGGGGGTCTGATTGACGCGATCGCCGCCGCGTTCGGAGATCGCCCAGCTCAAGTCGTGATCCCCGGTGTTGCTCAGTGTCACCGAGGTACTGCGGGTCGCGTCCTGGGGAACGATCCAGGAGACATCACCGGGGCTGGCCTCGCCCCGAGCCGTGGTGAGCTCGGCATCGACGGTGACCGTCTCCCGGTTCTCCCCCAGGTATGCGGTGGTGGTGAACTCCGAGTAGTCCTCCTTCCCCACCGACACCGTGTAGTAGCCGAGCAGCTGCTGGGCTACGAAGGTGCCGTCGTCGGCGGTGGTCACCGTGTTGAGCACCGAGCCACGTTGCGACACCGCCACGGAGGCGCCGCCGACGGGCAGGCCATCGTTGGCGTCGACCACGGTGCCGGTCAGGAAGCCCGCGTCGGGCTCGTCGAAGCGGATCGAGGTCCCCTCGGCGAGCACAGCGGAGTTGAAGGAGTACTGCAATGCGTCGGTCCCCGAGGCGTTCTCGATTCCGACGGTGGCCGAGGACCCCAGTGCAGCGGGCACGCCCGAGGGCAGCTCGGCGTAATTGAAGGTCAGCCCGCCTGCTTCCTGGAACGCCACCGAGAAGGTGATCCGAGCCTGCGAGGCCAGGATGCGGACGTTCCGCCATTCGATGACGAACTCGCGCTCGCCCTCGTCACCGGACAGCCCGGTGAAGACGCCGCTCGACGAATCGACCGTCAGATCGTCCCAGAACGGATACACGGCCCCGTTCGGCGCCGCCGAGCTGGGCAGTGCGCCGTTGAGATACGAGGTGGCCGGTGCGGTGAAACTGAGGAAACCGTTGGTGGACACGTAGGCCTGGTCGTACTGCTGACCGTAGAACCCGACCGGGAACGGCAGTGCCACGGTGGTCTGGGCGTCGTCACCGGTCAGCGACACGGGGGTGTCGCCTGCCACGAAGGCATCGCCCTCGGTGCGGCAGAAATTGCCGTGGGTGTCGGTGATGTCGGGAAGAGAGAAATTGGCGACGGTGTTGCCACCGGCCACCACGAGCTCCCTGCTCTGATCGCCGACACAACCCGAACCGCCTGCGGAGAGCTCGTAGGTTCCCTCCGGTACGGCGTCGAACGTGAACCCGCCGTTGGCGTCGGTGGTCACCGGGGCGAGCACGCCGCCGTCGAAGGCGACGTCGATACCGGAGAGTCCGGTCCCCGCCGAGTCGGCGACCTGACCGAACACCGTGCGGGTCGGAACGGCGGTCAACGCGAGGTCGACGGTGGCGGTCTCGCCGGCCAGCACGGCCGCCGATCCGTCGGCCGAGCCATAGCCGAATGCCGATCCGGTGACGGCGTAATCCCCGACCGCCAGGGTCAACGAGAAGGTGCCGTCCTCGTCTGCGGTCGCCGCGCGCTCCTGCGGGCCGGACACGGCGATCTGAGCACCCGAGACCGGTTCGCCGGTGGCGGTATCGGTCACGGTGCCAGCCAGGATTCCGGTGTCGCCCCGAGGCGCGGCGTCGACGGCGGCCGCGATATCGAGTCTGCCCTCGCCCCACACGTTGTTGTCCTCGGCGGTGCCGCCGCAGGTGGTGTCGTCGACGTCGATCGCCGTGGTGTCCAGTAGAGCCCTGGTTCCGTCGATGTCTCCCACCAGGCTCGGCGCCGCCGACCACAACAGCGCGACCGCACCTGCCACGTGCGGGGCGGCCATCGAGGTGCCGTTGTAGGAGCTGTAGCCACCGCCGGGCACCGACGAGCGGACGTTGACGCCCGGCGCGGAGATACTCGGGCGGATGTCGCCATCGGCTCCCGGTCCCCGGCTGGAGAAGTAGGCGATGTCGTTGTTGACGTCGTAGGCGCCGACGCCGTAGGACAGCGCCGAGTCGGCGGGTGAACCGGTGGTGTTACAGCCTGGCCCGGAGTTGCCGTTGGAGAACAGACCGAAGATGCCCGAGGCGGTCCAGGCACCGACGATCTCGTCGTACCACGGGTCGATGATCGACCCGTTCGAGGATCCCCACGAGTTGTTGACCACGTGGGGTCGGAGGTCGGCTCGGGGGTTCTGTCCATCGGTGTCGGTCGGAGCCAGGATCCACTGACCGGAGGCGAGCAACGAGGAGTCGGAGCAACCGGTGCTCTCGCAGCCCTTCGCAGAGATCCACTGGGCGCCTGGAGCGACGCCGATCTGGTTTCCCGCTCCGTCATCGCCGGTCATGGTCCCGGTGACGTGGCTGCCGTGCCCGTTGTTGTCGCAGGGTGCGACCGACGGCGAACCGCAGGCGTTGGACGGGTCGAACCAGTTGTGGTCGTGGTCGAAGCCGCCGTTACCGAGATTGCCCCGGTAGGCATCGATCAACGCGGGGTGGTCGAACTCGGCACCGGTATCGATGCTGCCCACCACGATGCCCTCACCGGTGACGCCGTGATCGGCCCAGACGTCATCGGCGTTGATGGAACCGATGCCCCACTCGATCGCATCGACGACCGCATCGGCCTCGGTCTTCTCCAGCGGTTCCGGTATCTCCAGGACGGACGGCAGGGCGACCCGCTCGACACCGGGAACCTGCGTGATCGAGTTCGCCAACGACTCCGAGGCCGACCGAACGAGGATGCGGTTGGAGATCCAGTAGGGCGTGAACTCCGCTGCCGATTCCGTCAGTAGCGCCACTGCCTCGGCTTGGCTCTGCTCGGCGTGCTCCTGCAACGTGTCGACGACGGCCTCGCCACGGTCCGCCCAATCCGATACCTCGGCGGCCGCCGAGAGATCAGCGCGGTCCTCGAGGACGATCCAGACGTCGGCGCTGCCCTTCTCCTCGAAGACCTCGAGGACCTCGGCGTCGATCGATGCCGTCTCGTCGCCGGTCTCCGTGGTCTGCTGAGCTATCGACGGTGCTGCGGTGGCCGCCGTCAATGCGGCCACCAAGGTGAAAACCAAACCGGGTGCGCCGGGTAAGCGGGTTCGGTCCGGGGTGCGTCTTCTCGACCGCATTGTGCCGATGGTTCTAGACACCGAGCCTCCTTGTAGGTCCAGACACCAGGGCCGACGAATTCTCGGCTAAAGCCGAGTAAAACGGCGGCCGCATCCGACTTAACTTCGCGCTCTCGATTCCCACAAGAGACCAATCGGCGGATCGCGGGGCAGGACACATAACGTCGGCTGATCGA
This Actinoalloteichus hymeniacidonis DNA region includes the following protein-coding sequences:
- a CDS encoding S8 family serine peptidase: MSRTIGTMRSRRRTPDRTRLPGAPGLVFTLVAALTAATAAPSIAQQTTETGDETASIDAEVLEVFEEKGSADVWIVLEDRADLSAAAEVSDWADRGEAVVDTLQEHAEQSQAEAVALLTESAAEFTPYWISNRILVRSASESLANSITQVPGVERVALPSVLEIPEPLEKTEADAVVDAIEWGIGSINADDVWADHGVTGEGIVVGSIDTGAEFDHPALIDAYRGNLGNGGFDHDHNWFDPSNACGSPSVAPCDNNGHGSHVTGTMTGDDGAGNQIGVAPGAQWISAKGCESTGCSDSSLLASGQWILAPTDTDGQNPRADLRPHVVNNSWGSSNGSIIDPWYDEIVGAWTASGIFGLFSNGNSGPGCNTTGSPADSALSYGVGAYDVNNDIAYFSSRGPGADGDIRPSISAPGVNVRSSVPGGGYSSYNGTSMAAPHVAGAVALLWSAAPSLVGDIDGTRALLDTTAIDVDDTTCGGTAEDNNVWGEGRLDIAAAVDAAPRGDTGILAGTVTDTATGEPVSGAQIAVSGPQERAATADEDGTFSLTLAVGDYAVTGSAFGYGSADGSAAVLAGETATVDLALTAVPTRTVFGQVADSAGTGLSGIDVAFDGGVLAPVTTDANGGFTFDAVPEGTYELSAGGSGCVGDQSRELVVAGGNTVANFSLPDITDTHGNFCRTEGDAFVAGDTPVSLTGDDAQTTVALPFPVGFYGQQYDQAYVSTNGFLSFTAPATSYLNGALPSSAAPNGAVYPFWDDLTVDSSSGVFTGLSGDEGEREFVIEWRNVRILASQARITFSVAFQEAGGLTFNYAELPSGVPAALGSSATVGIENASGTDALQYSFNSAVLAEGTSIRFDEPDAGFLTGTVVDANDGLPVGGASVAVSQRGSVLNTVTTADDGTFVAQQLLGYYTVSVGKEDYSEFTTTAYLGENRETVTVDAELTTARGEASPGDVSWIVPQDATRSTSVTLSNTGDHDLSWAISERGGDRVNQTPAQAELLAEVRSEADRSAVDTRANYTEEEIADLAGAAPLAEGEVLASWDVDEVDTAWGVGVNESVWISDPVSITNTEFATDGSATGRTFDADWAGTWNADLAYDSRNGLLCQVNVGGDNGIHCWDEADGSVGYSITGSPWSDTSQRGLAYRADDDSFYIGGWNEGVIYHVAGSSHSEPGSLLASCTAPETGVAGLAYHPVAGTLWVTTNSPTDTIYQIDPATCAVISTVAFPETVQFAGAGAELDADGALWVTSQVSNTAYLIDSGVPVSTDVPWLKQKVTTGSLEPGDSIDVEVEIDTSGLESGVYQATLLFDTNAGRQPVVQVPVEVVVSGYWQGVSAGGVEEHVAADEIAFAPDQAYTEGSWGWIGEDSVTDAVGDNVEIVNTREDALYRSQRSDLEAYRFDDLPAGTYEVTLGFAELKRSPKVDWRKFDVTLNDQVALLGYDIAQTVGGRAADQRVYTVTIDEGESLDIEFLNRRSYQPAAINNVEVVHRPDW